The genomic region TCAAGCACTTCCGTGTGCCGGCGTTGATTGCCGCGACGAAGGCTGATAAGATATCAAAGGACAAACGAAGAAGGAGTGTGAGGACGATCGAGCAGGTGCTGGAGCCGGACTCCGAGACCCCGATCGTCCTTTTCTCTGCCCAGACCGGCGAGGGGTCGAAGGAGATCATCGGCTGGATCCTGGGCATCGCTGGAAGACAGGGTGGCCGGTAGTCGCCGGCGGAGCGCGTCAAAGGAGCGCGGATGAACAAGAAGCCGTTCGCCAAGTCAAAGCTGTTCGCCCCCGGCCCGACGAAGATCCCGGGCGCGGTGCTCAACGCCGTGGGGAAGCAGGTGCTGCACCACAGAACTCCGCAGTTCTCGGAGAAGGTGCGGCACGTCCAGGATGAGATCGGGCGTCTCTTGACCACGAGCAACGACGTTCTCCTCTTCACGTGCTCGGGAACGGGTATGATGGAGGCCGCTGTCGCGAACCTCATGTCGCGCGGGGACAAGGCCGTCGTCTGCATGAACGGTGTCTTCGGCACCCGCTGGCGCGACATCTGCCGGACCTACGGCGTCGAGGCCGTGGAGTACGCGGTCGAGTGGGGGAAGTGCCACGATCCGACCGAGCTCGCGTCGATCCTCGATGCGAACCCTGACGCGAAGGCCGTTCTGGTCATCCACAGTGAGACGTCGACCGGCGCGCTGAACGACATCAGAGCACTGGGCCAGGTCGTCAAGGACCACGGCGCAGTCATGGTCGTCGACGCGACCTCGAGCGTGGGCGTGCACGAGATCAAGATGGACGAGTGGGGCGTCGACGCCGTCGTGGCGGGCACGCAGAAGGCGATGATGACGCCGCCGGGCCTCGCGTTCGTGGCGCTGAACGGGCGC from Candidatus Effluviviaceae Genus V sp. harbors:
- a CDS encoding aminotransferase class V-fold PLP-dependent enzyme, producing MNKKPFAKSKLFAPGPTKIPGAVLNAVGKQVLHHRTPQFSEKVRHVQDEIGRLLTTSNDVLLFTCSGTGMMEAAVANLMSRGDKAVVCMNGVFGTRWRDICRTYGVEAVEYAVEWGKCHDPTELASILDANPDAKAVLVIHSETSTGALNDIRALGQVVKDHGAVMVVDATSSVGVHEIKMDEWGVDAVVAGTQKAMMTPPGLAFVALNGRAWSLVTESDLPKFYFDFTTTWKRLQKKGQTPYTPAVSLVFGLEVALQMMEDEGWEEVYARHARMGEATRAAIKALGMSILPEHPANGVTVAVCPDGWDANQIVRVLDDDFGCRVAGGQLDLSGKVFRIGHMGGIKERDLPMVIGGLEQTLYKLGYIKDVGPGLSALQKVLAEKR